The Saccopteryx leptura isolate mSacLep1 chromosome 2, mSacLep1_pri_phased_curated, whole genome shotgun sequence genome has a window encoding:
- the LOC136393489 gene encoding small proline-rich protein 2D-like: MSYQQEQCKQPCQPPPVCLPKCSEPCPPPKCPEPCPSPKCHEPCPAPKCPEPCPPQLCQQICPPVQPPLPCQQKCPPKSK; this comes from the coding sequence ATGTCTTACCAACAGGAGCAGTGCAAGCAGCCTTGCCAGCCACCTCCCGTGTGCCTACCTAAGTGCTCAGAGCCATGTCCACCCCCAAAGTGCCCTGAGCCTTGCCCATCTCCAAAGTGCCATGAGCCATGTCCAGCCCCAAAGTGCCCTGAGCCATGCCCACCTCAGCTGTGCCAGCAGATATGCCCTCCTGTGCAGCCTCCTTTACCATGCCAGCAGAAGTGCCCACCCAAGAGCAAGTAA